The DNA window GTGGAATAAAAGGAGTAGATATTGTAGTTTGCCCTCCCTTTTCTTCTCTTTGGATGGTAGAAGAGATCATTAATAACACCAACATTCATCTGGGAGCACAAAACATGTATTGGGAAACCAAAGGGGCATTCACCGGAGAAATATCCCCTTTAATGCTGAAAGATGTGGGATGTGAATATGTAATCCTTGGGCATTCCGAGAGAAGACAATATTTTAAAGAAACTCCTGAAGAGGTTGCCAGGAAGACAAGCGCCGCACTTTCAACCAATCTTTTGCCCATCGTATGCGTAGGTGAAAATTTAAAGGAAAGAGAAAACGGTGAGACCAAAGCTATAATAGAGCAGGAAATTAAAGCTTTGTTTTTAAAAATTGATTCTACCCAGGTAGGAAAAATAATTATTGCTTATGAACCCATATGGGCAATCGGTACAGGGAAGTCGAGCAGCTCACAAGACGCTAATATAATAATTAAGTTTATTAGGGAACTATTTTCCTCTGAATACGGAAGTAAAATTGCTGAACGAATCAGAATATTATATGGCGGAAGCATTACTCCCCAAAATATTACTGAATTTGTTAAGGAATCTGAAATTGATGGAGCTTTAGTTGGGGGAGCAAGTTTACATGCTTTAAGTTTCTTTCATATAATAAAAGCAACTGAAATCTTGTAAAGCCAAATGTTTGCTTTAGAGAGGCTCTTTACAAAAGAAAATAGTAATTTTTTAAATTTGATTTTATTTTTTCTTTAATCAATACGCATTACTTAATAAGAATTTTATCTTGAAGTTAACATATAATTATGTTAAAATAAAAAGCCGAAATTATTTAGAGAAAAAGTACAATGAATAGAGAGATTTTAGAGAGATTTCTTTTTACTATTTTAATCAAATTTTTACGAGAGGAGTTATAAAGTGTCAATAGTTTTAATGATAGTTCAGATTATAATAAGCTTAGCTTTGATTTTAGTGGTGATGCTCCAGCATAGAAAATCGAGCAGGGCTTCAGGGATATTTGGTGGGGGAACAATCGCAGATTATGGCGGAAAGAAAGGCAAAGAAACATTATTAATGAAAATTACTACTGTTATTGCAGTGCTTTTCATGTTATCTTCGCTTTTACTTGGTTTAATTAAATAGAGGAAAAATCCTTAAAAGATATGGACAAATTAATTAGTTGAGTTAAGGAAACCAGAAGTGTCCTATTAAACCATTGATATAACCTTGGATATAAAATAACTAAAAGAAGAAGAGCTCCAGGTAAGATAGAAAATTCAAAATTAAAGCACGTGAAGTAAAAATGTGTGGCATGGAGGAAAAAGGTGAATGGAGAATCTACTGTTACAAGTTAAGGATTTAAAGACCTATTTTTATACAGAAGATGGTGTGGTTAAGGCAGTTGATGGTGTTGATTTTACCATAAGAAAAGGCGAAACGCTGGGCATGGTAGGTGAATCAGGCTGCGGAAAAAGTGTGACTGCCCTTTCTGTATTAAGGTTGATCCAGCAGCCACCCGGGAAGATCGTTAGCGGTCAAATTTGGTTTAAGAACGAAGAATTATTAAAGAAAAATCCCGAAGAAATGAGAAAGATCAGAGGGAACGATATTTCCATGATCTTCCAAGAACCCATGACCTCCTTAAATCCTGTATATACTATCGGTGAACAGATTTCAGAAGCTATAGTACTCCATCAAAAATTAGATAAAGAAAAAGCCTTAAAAAAAACTGTAGAGATGTTAAGATTGGTAAGTATACCTTCCCCCGAAACCAGAGTTCATGAATATCCCCATGAATTAAGTGGAGGACAAAGACAGAGAGTAATGATTGCCATGGCCTTGTCTTGTAATCCGGATTTATTGATTGCAGACGAGCCAACCACCGCTTTAGATGTTACCATTCAAGCTCAAATTTTAGAACTGATCAAGAAATTAAAAGATGAAATTGGTATGTCAGTTTTAATGATTACTCATGATTTGGGTGTAATTGCTGAAGTATCCTCTGATGTAGTAGTGGTATATGCTGGCAAAGCGGTAGAATATGCAGACGTAAAAACTATCTTCAAAAATCCGAAACATCCTTATACCATGGCTCTCCAAAATTCCATTCCTCGTTTAACAGATAAGCCCGGGAAAAAACTTGAAGTTATTCAAGGAGGGATTCCTGATCCTTTGGCTTTACCTTCCGGATGCAAGTTTCATACCCGTTGTAAATTTGCTTTAGAACTTTGCAAGAAAGAAGAACCTGAACTTGAAAAAATAGAAGGTAACCATATTGTACGCTGTTGGATGTACAACAAAGAGAAAGCAATAAATTTCAAAGCTATTCAGGAAACCATAGGCGGTACCCAGAAATGATAATAATTTAGAACTTAGAACGCTGGAGGTAAAGGAATTGGAAAATAATTTATTACTAGAAGTAAAAAATTTAAAAAAATATTTCCCTGTAAGAGGAGGAATATTATCCAAGGTAATAGGATATGTCCAGGCAGTAGATGAAATAAGTTTCGATATTAAGGGAGGAGAAACCCTGGGTTTAGTAGGTGAGTCGGGCTGTGGTAAAACTACTACTGGAAGAACAATTATAAGACTTTTAGAGCCCACTGCCGGAAAGGTTGATTTTGAAGGAGAAAATATCTTTGAATTAAGCAAAGAAGAGCTCAGGAAAGCAAGACGTAATATTCAAATAATATTTCAAGATCCTTTTGGTTCGTTAAATCCTCGAATGACCGTAGGAGATATAGTAGGAGAGTCATTAACTATTCATAAAATTGTTAAAAACAAAAAGGAAAAAGATGAAAGAGTAAAGCATCTATTAGAAACCGTAGGTTTAAATGCCGGACATATAAGAAGATATCCCCATGAATTTAGCGGAGGACAGAGACAAAGAATTGGTATTGCTCGAGCGTTAGCTCTAAATCCTAAATTACTAATTTGTGATGAACCAGTATCTGCACTTGATGTTTCTATCCAGGCGCAAGTAATCAATTTATTGGAAGATTTACAAGAAAAATTTAAGCTTACTTATTTATTTATTGCTCACGATTTGAGTGTGGTAAAGCATATTTCCGATAGAGTTGCCGTTATGTATTTGGGTAAGATTGTAGAATTAACCTCTACCCTTGAATTATATGATAATCCTCAACATCCCTATACAGAGGCGCTTCTTTCGGCTGTTCCCATTCCGGATCCTACCCTAGAAAGGCAAAGGATCGTTTTAGAGGGAGATGTCCCCAGTCCCTTTAAACCTCCTACAGGATGCCGTTTTCATCCTAGGTGTAGATATGTATTACCCATTTGTAGTCAGGAAGAGCCTAAATTATTTGATATACAAGACGAGCATTATGTAGCTTGTCATCTAAGAAAATAAGAAATAAATTAGTCGTTAGTGAATAGTGAATAGTCGATAGTGTTTTAGGATTTTGCCGGGATGGCGGAATAGGTAGACGCGCCAGCTTGAGGGGCTGGTGAGCTTCTTGCTTGTGGGGGTTCAAATCCCCCTCCCGGCACCAATATAGATTCTCACAAAAAGAGGAAGAGATGACTTCCTCTTTTTATTGAAATCTAGTTTGCCGGTTACTTGGTTAATTAGTTAAGGAAACAAAAGACAAAATTAGTAGTAAGGAGCCAGAAGTCAGGGATCTGCGTATGGGCAGGATAGATCATGTTTATTTTATTCAACACGGCGCGCTGTGTTACTCATTAACTGACTACTGGGTAAGAGGTTAACTGGCTAAATAATATAATTGGTCAATTGGCAGATTGATCAATCGGTGAATTAGAAAATTGGCGAATTGGTCAATTTATCAATTCTAAATTATGGAGAAAAACATGCATGAAGGTTCTATTGCTCAAAATTTATTAAACATTGCCATAGAAAAAGCTAAAGAATATAAAGCAAATAAGATAACTCTTATTAGAGTAAAAGTTGGAGAATTTACCGGAATAAACCAAACTGCTTTAGAGTTTGCTTTCAATGATTTTAGTCAGGACACGATTGCGGAAAAAGCGTCTTTGAAAATAATGTCCTCTCCTTTACTGGGAAAATGCCGAAAGTGTAATGAAGTTTTTGAAATTAAAAAAGATTATTTTAAATGTTTGAAATGTCATAGTCTAGAGATAGATATAATTTCCGGTGAAGATTTGTATATTGAAGATATTGAAATAGAATAAAATATTTAATCTTTTAAAAAAATTAAAAAAAATTTTGAATTGCTTAAAGCAAAATGTTATACTTTATTTTGTTAATTTAATTGTTAGAGAATTTACTTTTTCGTAAATTTTTTTCAGTAGATAATCACATAACAGGGCAAGTCTATGAAAAATACAATAATTGTGTTTAAGAATCGAATTGCATTTTTTATATTTAACTCAAGCAAACTATCCACTAAAGATTAATTTAAGAGAGGTGACGCAATGATAAATTTTATTGTAACCTTTTTGCTTAGCATGCTTACCTACCTAATTCTTACAGCCAGTCAAGGAGAAGTATGGGGGCTATGGAGCATTTTCGAGATTATTACCGGTATTATACTTTCCTCAATTGTTGCCTTTTTAGCCAATAAGGTATTGTTTCAAAAAAGAACCTATAGAATGTTAAACCCATTTAGATGGGTTATTTTTTTGATCTATTTAATTGGACCATTCTTTTGGGCAATGGCTAAAGCAAATATTGATGTCGCTTATCGGGTGATTACCGGGAAAATAAATCCTGGTATTGTAAAAATATCTCCCGGGTTAAAAACCGATTTAGGGATAACTTTACTGGCAGATTCGATTACTTTAACCCCCGGAACCCTCAGTGTTGATATTGATGAGAAAAACAATGATTTGTATATTCATTGGATAAATGTTACCACCCTCAAACCCACTACCCAGCATATTTGTGCTAATTTTCCTCAATGGATAAGGAGGATTGCAGAATGAACGAATTTTTTAAAATATTTATTATTCCCGGAGGATTATTGTTAATATTTATGTTTTTATCTTTAATTAGATTGATTTTAGGACCTACCGTTCCTGATAGAGTAGTTGCTTTGGATACCATAAATACTTTAGTAGTAGCGGGAATGATCCTGGTAGGTGCCGCTTATCAAGAAGTTATTTATATAGATGTGGCAATTGTTTATGCTTTATTATCTTATATTGGGACTTTATATGTGGCAAAATATTTGGAAGGAGGACCTAAGGAATAATGGAGGTATTGTTAACCATTTTATATATTTTTTTGGGAGTTGGGGTATTTTTTAATTGTTTAGGTTCAGTAGGACTACTTAGGTTTCCTGATGTTTACACCAGACTTCATGCTGCAACAAAAGCTACTACTTTCGGATCAATCTTTACTTCTTTAGCGGTTATAGTCTATAGTTTTTCACAATCAAATATTACCGCGGATCCTAAATTTAGAGTCCTTGCTCTTCATACTATTGTAGCATTAGTTTGTTTGATAATTACCAATCCTACCGGGGCACATGCAATTGCCCGAGCAGCTCATCGTAGCGGTGTAATGCCTAAACAAGCAGTCATTGATGAATTAAAGGAGGCCAAATTAAAATGAGTTCCTTTGTTGAGATAATTCATATTTCTACCTTAACAATGATGATAATTGCCGGCTTTTTAGCAGTAGTTTTAAAGAAATTATTGCCATCGATAGTGGCTTTATCGGTAGCCAGCCTACTTCTTTCCTTGGAATTTTACATTTTACATGCTCCCGATGTAGCTATTGCGGAAGCAGCTATAGGAGCAGGATTAACCATGGCAATATTTATTTTTGCTGTTAGAGGAACTAGATAAAGGGAGGATAAAATGAAAAAAATAATTTACGGCATTGCTTTTTTAATATTTTTTTCTTTCTTGATAGTGAGTGCCATAAACATGAGAACATTTGGAGAACCTACTATTAGCGAAATGGATGATTACTTTATTGAAAATGCTCAGAGTGAGACTGGGGCGAACAATGTAGTAACTTCCATCGTCTTTGACTATAGGGGTTTTGATACTTTAGGGGAAGCTACAGTTCTTTTTACGGCAGTAGTGGGAGTTGTAGCTCTCTTCAGGGGGATTAAGAAATGAAAGAAATGTCAAGGATAGTAAAGACTGTAACCAATTTTGTGTATGGTTTTATTATTATTTTTGGTTTTTATATCATAGTGCACGGTCACCTTACTCCTGGAGGAGGATTTCAAGGTGGTGCGGTAGTAGGATCTGCCTTTGCCTTATTGGTAGTTTCTTATGGTAGTTTAAATTCTACGAAATTTATAAAAAAAGATATCTTCTCACTTTTTGAAAACTTCGGTTTAATCTTTTTTATAGTATTAGGTTTTTCGGGATTGGGAATAACCTTTTTTTATAACTTTTTAGCCAATAGCGGGAGTTGGTTCGGTGATGCTGCTTTGATTGGTGTTAATCCAGGTGATATAAATACTGGAGGGGTAATTCCCCTGATGAATATCGCTGTTGGATTAGAGGTTTTATCTGCTTTTGGGGTGATTGTTTTAACTATGGCGAGTGGAGCGGAATTTACTAAGAAGAAGGAGAAATCATAAAATGATAGGTAATTTGCCTTATGTCGCGGTAGTAATATTTATTGGATTAGGAATTTATACTCTTATGTTTAAGAAAAATTTAATTAAAATTGCAATTGGCATATGCTTAATTGAAAATGGGGTAAATCTATTCTTAATTACTTTAGGGTATAGAAAAGAAGCTATTGCTCCGATTTATACCCAGGCGCCCTCCGGACAGTCAATGGTCTTACCAACTCCTCAAGCATTAACTCTTACCAGCATAGTAATAGGTATCGCAACCACTGCCCTAATATTGTCGATTGCTATGATGATTTATAAACACTATGGGAGTTTGGATACAGATCAGGTAAGGAGGCTAAAAGGATGAATCTATCAAATCATATTCCTATATTAATAATAGCTGTACCTCTATTTGCAGCTTTTTTTGTACCTCTTATCAATCGGATAAGCAAAAAAAATACGGGGGTGTTTAGCGCGCTTGCTTTGAGCATAAGCTTAATTTTAACTATTGCATTAGCGCTGAAAGTATTGACAGTTGGCACCCAAGTATATGTATTTGGTGCAACATCTCCTACCCTGGCTTTACCCTCCGGTTTAAAATTCCCCATTAGAATTATGTTAGAAGTAGATGCGATGAGCATATTTATGGGTTTAATAACGGCAGTAGTTTCTTTTTTGGGGGCAATTTACTCTTTATCTTTTATAAAAAAATATGACGGGGTGGATAAATATTATTCCCTTTTATTACTTTTAACGGTAGGCATGTTTGGAATGGAGCTTACCGGTGATATATTTAACTTTTTTGTCTTCTTGGAAATCGCTTCTATCGCTTCGGTTGCTCTTATTTCTTTCCGAGGGATCGATTTCGGTGAACCAGCAGAAGCTGGTTTTAAATATATGGTAGTCAGTTCAATTTCTGCTCTTATGGTCTTATTTGCGGTAGGAATATTTTACGGACAATATGATATTCTTAATTTTGCAGCTATAGCAAGCGTAATTAAATACTCGCAATTAGACAAGATTGCCTTAGGCCTTTTAATACCGGTACTGGCTATGAAAGCGGGAGCGGTACCGATGCATATGTGGACACCGGATGCTTATTCTGAAGCACCAGCACCGATTACCATGATATTGGTTGCTGCTAGTCAAGCCAGTCTCTATGCTTTATTCAGAGTAGTTTTTTCTTTATATAATATTTCCTTAAATGCCTTAACTGTCGGATGGATTATTATTATTTTTGGTCTTTTATCTATGTTTATTGGAGTGACTATGGCTATTATTCAAAAGGATATAAAGAGGCTTATGGCTTATCACGCTGTTTCTCAGACAGGCTATATGCTTCTGGGTGTAGGTGTAGGATTGGCTGTTTTAGCTAACCCGGAAGCTTTAAAGGATTACGGTATTACCGCCATGGAGGGTGGAATATTTCATATTATGAATCATGCCATGTATAAAGGATTGTTATTTTTAACCGCTGGCGCTTTATACTTTAGGACAGGTACAAGAGATCTGAATAAGATGGGTGGATTAGCACACTATATGAAATATACTACCATCTTTTTTATAATTGGGGCAGCAGCTATTGCCGGTCTTCCGCCCTTTAATGGTTTTGCTTCTAAGCTTTTAATTTATGAGTCTGTATATCGCTTTAATCCTTTGCTTTCTATTATAGCTATGGTAGTTAGTATTTTAACTTTAGCATCATTTGTTAAAGTATTTCATAGTGCATTTTTAGGTCCTAAACTACCTCAATTTAAAGAAGTCAAAGAAACTCCACGCACTATGGTATTTGCTATGGCCGTTTTATCCTGTATTATAGTATTTTTCGGATTATTTCCGGATTTAATAGTAAAAAATCTTGTGCATCCTGCGGTAATGTCGTTAATAGAGCAATTACAATATACCGGCACAGTATTAGGAGGTATGTAAGAAATGTTAGGGTTATTAGAAACAGGGAGCGGTTTTTGGAGTGCAATAATTTGGATATTACTGGTATTGGTTATTGGATGCGCAGTATTTTATATTAGAAATAAAGGTGAAGATAGTTATAAAAAAAATACAGAACAGGATAAACCTTTTATTTCCGGTAATCCAGAAGAAAATAAGGAGAATTCCCATTTAAGTGCGAGCCATATCTATTGGGGATTTACAGAAGCATTGAAGAGTTACTATGATCCTTTAGTAAAAATGCACACTGGTAATATAAACGATTACAGTAGTTTGATAATTACAATAACAGTGATTATATTAATTATTATAGGAGTGAATGGATAAAGTGAAATTAAATAAATATTTTGAAAGATCTCTCTGGGTTTTTCATCTAAATACAGGTTCTTGTAATGGTTGTGATATTGAAATTGTTGCCGGGTTAACTCCTCGATATGATTTAGAAAGGTTTGGGATCAAATTAGTGGGTAGCCCTAAACATGCAGATGTCTTGTTAGTTACCGGACCGGTAACTAACAAAATGCTCGACCGAGTAAAACGTGTATATGAACAAACTCCTGATCCCAAAGCTGTTATAGTGGTTGGGGCCTGTGGAACAAGTGGGGGAGTCTTTTACAACTCTTACAATCTATCGGGTTCGGTCGACCAAGTTATTCCGGTAGATGTTTATGTCCCGGGATGTCCTCCTCGGCCGGAAGCTATAATAAATGGCGTGTTACAAGCCTGGATAAAATTAGAAAACTTAAGAGAAAGTTTGAGAGTTGCTCCAGCGAAAT is part of the Candidatus Atribacteria bacterium genome and encodes:
- the secG gene encoding preprotein translocase subunit SecG; the encoded protein is MSIVLMIVQIIISLALILVVMLQHRKSSRASGIFGGGTIADYGGKKGKETLLMKITTVIAVLFMLSSLLLGLIK
- a CDS encoding DUF4040 domain-containing protein, producing the protein MSSFVEIIHISTLTMMIIAGFLAVVLKKLLPSIVALSVASLLLSLEFYILHAPDVAIAEAAIGAGLTMAIFIFAVRGTR
- a CDS encoding cation:proton antiporter (subunit G of antiporter complex involved in resistance to high concentrations of Na+, K+, Li+ and/or alkali), with the translated sequence MEVLLTILYIFLGVGVFFNCLGSVGLLRFPDVYTRLHAATKATTFGSIFTSLAVIVYSFSQSNITADPKFRVLALHTIVALVCLIITNPTGAHAIARAAHRSGVMPKQAVIDELKEAKLK
- the hypA gene encoding hydrogenase maturation nickel metallochaperone HypA, which produces MEKNMHEGSIAQNLLNIAIEKAKEYKANKITLIRVKVGEFTGINQTALEFAFNDFSQDTIAEKASLKIMSSPLLGKCRKCNEVFEIKKDYFKCLKCHSLEIDIISGEDLYIEDIEIE
- a CDS encoding cation:proton antiporter (subunit C of antiporter complex involved in resistance to high concentrations of Na+, K+, Li+ and/or alkali), with the translated sequence MIGNLPYVAVVIFIGLGIYTLMFKKNLIKIAIGICLIENGVNLFLITLGYRKEAIAPIYTQAPSGQSMVLPTPQALTLTSIVIGIATTALILSIAMMIYKHYGSLDTDQVRRLKG
- a CDS encoding cation:proton antiporter (subunit E of antiporter complex involved in resistance to high concentrations of Na+, K+, Li+ and/or alkali), which translates into the protein MINFIVTFLLSMLTYLILTASQGEVWGLWSIFEIITGIILSSIVAFLANKVLFQKRTYRMLNPFRWVIFLIYLIGPFFWAMAKANIDVAYRVITGKINPGIVKISPGLKTDLGITLLADSITLTPGTLSVDIDEKNNDLYIHWINVTTLKPTTQHICANFPQWIRRIAE
- a CDS encoding ABC transporter ATP-binding protein, with the translated sequence MENLLLQVKDLKTYFYTEDGVVKAVDGVDFTIRKGETLGMVGESGCGKSVTALSVLRLIQQPPGKIVSGQIWFKNEELLKKNPEEMRKIRGNDISMIFQEPMTSLNPVYTIGEQISEAIVLHQKLDKEKALKKTVEMLRLVSIPSPETRVHEYPHELSGGQRQRVMIAMALSCNPDLLIADEPTTALDVTIQAQILELIKKLKDEIGMSVLMITHDLGVIAEVSSDVVVVYAGKAVEYADVKTIFKNPKHPYTMALQNSIPRLTDKPGKKLEVIQGGIPDPLALPSGCKFHTRCKFALELCKKEEPELEKIEGNHIVRCWMYNKEKAINFKAIQETIGGTQK
- a CDS encoding NADH:ubiquinone oxidoreductase gives rise to the protein MNLSNHIPILIIAVPLFAAFFVPLINRISKKNTGVFSALALSISLILTIALALKVLTVGTQVYVFGATSPTLALPSGLKFPIRIMLEVDAMSIFMGLITAVVSFLGAIYSLSFIKKYDGVDKYYSLLLLLTVGMFGMELTGDIFNFFVFLEIASIASVALISFRGIDFGEPAEAGFKYMVVSSISALMVLFAVGIFYGQYDILNFAAIASVIKYSQLDKIALGLLIPVLAMKAGAVPMHMWTPDAYSEAPAPITMILVAASQASLYALFRVVFSLYNISLNALTVGWIIIIFGLLSMFIGVTMAIIQKDIKRLMAYHAVSQTGYMLLGVGVGLAVLANPEALKDYGITAMEGGIFHIMNHAMYKGLLFLTAGALYFRTGTRDLNKMGGLAHYMKYTTIFFIIGAAAIAGLPPFNGFASKLLIYESVYRFNPLLSIIAMVVSILTLASFVKVFHSAFLGPKLPQFKEVKETPRTMVFAMAVLSCIIVFFGLFPDLIVKNLVHPAVMSLIEQLQYTGTVLGGM
- a CDS encoding hydrogenase gives rise to the protein MLGLLETGSGFWSAIIWILLVLVIGCAVFYIRNKGEDSYKKNTEQDKPFISGNPEENKENSHLSASHIYWGFTEALKSYYDPLVKMHTGNINDYSSLIITITVIILIIIGVNG
- a CDS encoding dipeptide ABC transporter ATP-binding protein: MENNLLLEVKNLKKYFPVRGGILSKVIGYVQAVDEISFDIKGGETLGLVGESGCGKTTTGRTIIRLLEPTAGKVDFEGENIFELSKEELRKARRNIQIIFQDPFGSLNPRMTVGDIVGESLTIHKIVKNKKEKDERVKHLLETVGLNAGHIRRYPHEFSGGQRQRIGIARALALNPKLLICDEPVSALDVSIQAQVINLLEDLQEKFKLTYLFIAHDLSVVKHISDRVAVMYLGKIVELTSTLELYDNPQHPYTEALLSAVPIPDPTLERQRIVLEGDVPSPFKPPTGCRFHPRCRYVLPICSQEEPKLFDIQDEHYVACHLRK
- a CDS encoding NADH-quinone oxidoreductase subunit B, which produces MDKVKLNKYFERSLWVFHLNTGSCNGCDIEIVAGLTPRYDLERFGIKLVGSPKHADVLLVTGPVTNKMLDRVKRVYEQTPDPKAVIVVGACGTSGGVFYNSYNLSGSVDQVIPVDVYVPGCPPRPEAIINGVLQAWIKLENLRESLRVAPAK
- a CDS encoding triose-phosphate isomerase, whose product is MRIPVIAGNWKMNKNIVESVSLVKELKDFVRGIKGVDIVVCPPFSSLWMVEEIINNTNIHLGAQNMYWETKGAFTGEISPLMLKDVGCEYVILGHSERRQYFKETPEEVARKTSAALSTNLLPIVCVGENLKERENGETKAIIEQEIKALFLKIDSTQVGKIIIAYEPIWAIGTGKSSSSQDANIIIKFIRELFSSEYGSKIAERIRILYGGSITPQNITEFVKESEIDGALVGGASLHALSFFHIIKATEIL
- a CDS encoding cation:proton antiporter (subunit F of antiporter complex involved in resistance to high concentrations of Na+, K+, Li+ and/or alkali; in S. meliloti it is known to be involved specifically with K+ transport), producing the protein MNEFFKIFIIPGGLLLIFMFLSLIRLILGPTVPDRVVALDTINTLVVAGMILVGAAYQEVIYIDVAIVYALLSYIGTLYVAKYLEGGPKE
- a CDS encoding sodium:proton antiporter codes for the protein MKEMSRIVKTVTNFVYGFIIIFGFYIIVHGHLTPGGGFQGGAVVGSAFALLVVSYGSLNSTKFIKKDIFSLFENFGLIFFIVLGFSGLGITFFYNFLANSGSWFGDAALIGVNPGDINTGGVIPLMNIAVGLEVLSAFGVIVLTMASGAEFTKKKEKS